The Brassica oleracea var. oleracea cultivar TO1000 chromosome C6, BOL, whole genome shotgun sequence genome includes a region encoding these proteins:
- the LOC106296656 gene encoding metal tolerance protein 9 isoform X1 translates to METTKEHHLGVSGQDYIVDLLPNDDDDRSSPPSSWRLSLDTFRLPSSSPLSSRRTRLSRYLRTPKKERKVSEYYKKQEKLLEGFNEMETINETGFVSGAPSEEELKKLAKSERLAVNISNAANLVLFVAKVYASVESRSMAVIASTLDSLLDLLSGFILWFTANAMSKPNHFHYPIGKRRMQPVGIIVFASVMATLGLQVLLESTRLLVSKNGPHMSSTEEKWMIGIMASATVIKFLLMLYCRSFQNEIVRAYAQDHLFDVVTNSVGLATAVLAVKFYWWIDPSGAILIALYTISTWARTVLENVHSLIGRSAPPDFLAKLTFLIWNHHEKIKHIDTVRAYTFGSHYFVEVDIVLPEDMRLHEAHNIGETLQEKLEQLSEVERAFVHIDFEFTHRPEHKYKNKSRQEIQERVQS, encoded by the exons ATGGAGACGACGAAGGAGCATCATCTCGGCGTTAGTGGACAGGACTACATTGTCGACCTTCTTCCGAACGATGACGATGACCGCTCGTCTCCACCGTCTTCGTGGCGTCTCAGCCTCGACACGTTCCGCCTCCCTTCTTCTTCTCCCCTGTCCTCTCGCCGTACTCGCTTGTCCCGTTATCTCCGGACTCCAA AAAAGGAACGTAAAGTTTCTGAGTACTACAAGAAGCAAGAGAAGCTGCTTGAGGGTTTCAATGAAATGGAAACAATCAACGAAACTGGTTTTGTCTCTGGAGCTCCATCTGAG GAAGAGCTGAAGAAGCTAGCCAAGAGCGAGAGGCTTGCAGTAAACATCTCAAACGCAGCAAACCTTGTGCTTTTTGTAGCCAAAGTTTATGCTTCTGTTGAGAGTAGATCTATGGCTGTGATTGCTTCAACTTTGGACTCTCTCTTGGATCTCTTGTCTGGATTCATTCTATGGTTCACTGCAAACGCCATGAGCAAACCAAACCATTTTCACTATCCAATCGGAAAACGAAGGATGCAACCTGTG GGGATCATTGTGTTTGCCTCTGTCATGGCAACTCTTGGGCTACAAGTGTTGCTAGAGTCAACTAGACTACTAGTTTCCAAG AATGGTCCCCATATGAGCAGCACCGAGGAGAAATGGATGATTGGAATCATGGCTTCTGCTACAGTCATCAAGTTTCTCCTCATGCTTTACTGCAGAAGTTTTCAAAACGAAATTGTCAGAGCCTATGCACAAGACCACCTCTTTGATGTCGTCACCAACTCGGTCGGTTTAGCAACAGCTGTCTTGGCTGTAAAATTCTACTGGTGGATTGATCCCTCTGGTGCTATTCTC ATTGCTTTGTATACAATCAGCACATGGGCAAGAACGGTACTAGAGAATGTTCATTCGCTTATTGGACGCTCTGCACCGCCTGATTTCTTGGCGAAACTAACGTTCTTGATATGGAACCATCACGAGAAGATCAAACACATTGATACAGTGAGAGCCTACACGTTTGGGTCACACTACTTTGTTGAAGTTGATATTGTTTTGCCAGAGGACATGAGGCTGCACGAAGCTCACAACATCGGAGAGACTCTTCAGGAGAAGCTCGAGCAACTCTCTGAGGTCGAGAGGGCTTTTGTCCATATTGACTTTGAGTTCACTCATCGTCCCGAACACAAGTACAAG AATAAATCCAGACAAGAGATCCAAGAGAGAGTCCAAAGTTGA
- the LOC106296656 gene encoding metal tolerance protein 9 isoform X3 has product METTKEHHLGVSGQDYIVDLLPNDDDDRSSPPSSWRLSLDTFRLPSSSPLSSRRTRLSRYLRTPKKERKVSEYYKKQEKLLEGFNEMETINETGFVSGAPSEEELKKLAKSERLAVNISNAANLVLFVAKVYASVESRSMAVIASTLDSLLDLLSGFILWFTANAMSKPNHFHYPIGKRRMQPVGIIVFASVMATLGLQVLLESTRLLVSKNGPHMSSTEEKWMIGIMASATVIKFLLMLYCRSFQNEIVRAYAQDHLFDVVTNSVGLATAVLAVKFYWWIDPSGAILIALYTISTWARTVLENVHSLIGRSAPPDFLAKLTFLIWNHHEKIKHIDTVRAYTFGSHYFVEVDIVLPEDMRLHEAHNIGETLQEKLEQLSEVERAFVHIDFEFTHRPEHKYK; this is encoded by the exons ATGGAGACGACGAAGGAGCATCATCTCGGCGTTAGTGGACAGGACTACATTGTCGACCTTCTTCCGAACGATGACGATGACCGCTCGTCTCCACCGTCTTCGTGGCGTCTCAGCCTCGACACGTTCCGCCTCCCTTCTTCTTCTCCCCTGTCCTCTCGCCGTACTCGCTTGTCCCGTTATCTCCGGACTCCAA AAAAGGAACGTAAAGTTTCTGAGTACTACAAGAAGCAAGAGAAGCTGCTTGAGGGTTTCAATGAAATGGAAACAATCAACGAAACTGGTTTTGTCTCTGGAGCTCCATCTGAG GAAGAGCTGAAGAAGCTAGCCAAGAGCGAGAGGCTTGCAGTAAACATCTCAAACGCAGCAAACCTTGTGCTTTTTGTAGCCAAAGTTTATGCTTCTGTTGAGAGTAGATCTATGGCTGTGATTGCTTCAACTTTGGACTCTCTCTTGGATCTCTTGTCTGGATTCATTCTATGGTTCACTGCAAACGCCATGAGCAAACCAAACCATTTTCACTATCCAATCGGAAAACGAAGGATGCAACCTGTG GGGATCATTGTGTTTGCCTCTGTCATGGCAACTCTTGGGCTACAAGTGTTGCTAGAGTCAACTAGACTACTAGTTTCCAAG AATGGTCCCCATATGAGCAGCACCGAGGAGAAATGGATGATTGGAATCATGGCTTCTGCTACAGTCATCAAGTTTCTCCTCATGCTTTACTGCAGAAGTTTTCAAAACGAAATTGTCAGAGCCTATGCACAAGACCACCTCTTTGATGTCGTCACCAACTCGGTCGGTTTAGCAACAGCTGTCTTGGCTGTAAAATTCTACTGGTGGATTGATCCCTCTGGTGCTATTCTC ATTGCTTTGTATACAATCAGCACATGGGCAAGAACGGTACTAGAGAATGTTCATTCGCTTATTGGACGCTCTGCACCGCCTGATTTCTTGGCGAAACTAACGTTCTTGATATGGAACCATCACGAGAAGATCAAACACATTGATACAGTGAGAGCCTACACGTTTGGGTCACACTACTTTGTTGAAGTTGATATTGTTTTGCCAGAGGACATGAGGCTGCACGAAGCTCACAACATCGGAGAGACTCTTCAGGAGAAGCTCGAGCAACTCTCTGAGGTCGAGAGGGCTTTTGTCCATATTGACTTTGAGTTCACTCATCGTCCCGAACACAAGTACAAG TAA
- the LOC106296656 gene encoding metal tolerance protein 9 isoform X2, translated as METTKEHHLGVSGQDYIVDLLPNDDDDRSSPPSSWRLSLDTFRLPSSSPLSSRRTRLSRYLRTPKKERKVSEYYKKQEKLLEGFNEMETINETGFVSGAPSEEELKKLAKSERLAVNISNAANLVLFVAKVYASVESRSMAVIASTLDSLLDLLSGFILWFTANAMSKPNHFHYPIGKRRMQPVGIIVFASVMATLGLQVLLESTRLLVSKNGPHMSSTEEKWMIGIMASATVIKFLLMLYCRSFQNEIVRAYAQDHLFDVVTNSVGLATAVLAVKFYWWIDPSGAILIALYTISTWARTVLENVHSLIGRSAPPDFLAKLTFLIWNHHEKIKHIDTVRAYTFGSHYFVEVDIVLPEDMRLHEAHNIGETLQEKLEQLSEVERAFVHIDFEFTHRPEHKYKV; from the exons ATGGAGACGACGAAGGAGCATCATCTCGGCGTTAGTGGACAGGACTACATTGTCGACCTTCTTCCGAACGATGACGATGACCGCTCGTCTCCACCGTCTTCGTGGCGTCTCAGCCTCGACACGTTCCGCCTCCCTTCTTCTTCTCCCCTGTCCTCTCGCCGTACTCGCTTGTCCCGTTATCTCCGGACTCCAA AAAAGGAACGTAAAGTTTCTGAGTACTACAAGAAGCAAGAGAAGCTGCTTGAGGGTTTCAATGAAATGGAAACAATCAACGAAACTGGTTTTGTCTCTGGAGCTCCATCTGAG GAAGAGCTGAAGAAGCTAGCCAAGAGCGAGAGGCTTGCAGTAAACATCTCAAACGCAGCAAACCTTGTGCTTTTTGTAGCCAAAGTTTATGCTTCTGTTGAGAGTAGATCTATGGCTGTGATTGCTTCAACTTTGGACTCTCTCTTGGATCTCTTGTCTGGATTCATTCTATGGTTCACTGCAAACGCCATGAGCAAACCAAACCATTTTCACTATCCAATCGGAAAACGAAGGATGCAACCTGTG GGGATCATTGTGTTTGCCTCTGTCATGGCAACTCTTGGGCTACAAGTGTTGCTAGAGTCAACTAGACTACTAGTTTCCAAG AATGGTCCCCATATGAGCAGCACCGAGGAGAAATGGATGATTGGAATCATGGCTTCTGCTACAGTCATCAAGTTTCTCCTCATGCTTTACTGCAGAAGTTTTCAAAACGAAATTGTCAGAGCCTATGCACAAGACCACCTCTTTGATGTCGTCACCAACTCGGTCGGTTTAGCAACAGCTGTCTTGGCTGTAAAATTCTACTGGTGGATTGATCCCTCTGGTGCTATTCTC ATTGCTTTGTATACAATCAGCACATGGGCAAGAACGGTACTAGAGAATGTTCATTCGCTTATTGGACGCTCTGCACCGCCTGATTTCTTGGCGAAACTAACGTTCTTGATATGGAACCATCACGAGAAGATCAAACACATTGATACAGTGAGAGCCTACACGTTTGGGTCACACTACTTTGTTGAAGTTGATATTGTTTTGCCAGAGGACATGAGGCTGCACGAAGCTCACAACATCGGAGAGACTCTTCAGGAGAAGCTCGAGCAACTCTCTGAGGTCGAGAGGGCTTTTGTCCATATTGACTTTGAGTTCACTCATCGTCCCGAACACAAGTACAAGGTTTGA